The following are from one region of the Actinomyces sp. oral taxon 897 genome:
- the gyrB gene encoding DNA topoisomerase (ATP-hydrolyzing) subunit B, which yields MAVTPDPTNGAADYGASDITVLEGLEAVRKRPGMYIGSTGERGLHHLVYEVVDNSVDEALAGFCDHIEVTLLADGGVRVSDNGRGIPVDEHPTEHRPTVEVVMTILHAGGKFGGGGYAVSGGLHGVGISVVNALSTRVDTLVRRQGYAWRMSFADGGRPVTELVRGEETSSTGTTQTFYPDPAIFETTVFDFETLRRRFQQMAFLNKGLRITLTDERPTAVDAGDEITGDEAGPADDPVPGHREVSYRYDHGLRDYVHFLNTSKKVELIHPDIIDFEAEQQLDERRSISLEIAMQWTSAYSESVHTYANTINTTEGGSHEEGFRTALTTLVNKYAREKGLLKDKDDNLTGDDIREGLTAVISVKLSEPQFEGQTKTKLGNTEARTFVQQTVYAQLGDWLDSHPADAKAVIVKAGQAAAARLAARKAREATRRKGVLESASMPGKLRDCSSRDATRSEIFIVEGDSAGGSAVGGRDPEFQAIMPIRGKILNVEKARLDRALSSETIRNLITAFGTGIGEDFDLSRLRYHKIVIMADADVDGQHIATLLLTLLFRYMRPIIEHGHAYIAMPPLYRLKWTGTDHEFAYSDAERDQLLEAGRAAGRRLPKDGGIQRYKGLGEMNDHELWETTMDPARRILKKVTLDEAADADETFAVLMGDDVEQRRSFIQRNAADVRFLDI from the coding sequence ATTGCTGTGACCCCTGACCCCACCAACGGGGCCGCTGACTACGGTGCCAGCGACATCACCGTCCTCGAGGGGCTGGAGGCCGTCCGCAAGCGGCCCGGCATGTACATCGGCTCCACCGGGGAGCGCGGGCTGCACCACCTCGTCTACGAGGTCGTGGACAACTCCGTGGACGAGGCCCTCGCGGGCTTCTGCGACCACATCGAGGTCACCCTCCTGGCCGACGGCGGGGTGCGCGTGAGCGACAACGGCCGCGGCATCCCGGTGGACGAGCACCCCACGGAGCACAGGCCCACCGTCGAGGTGGTCATGACCATCCTCCACGCCGGCGGCAAGTTCGGCGGCGGCGGCTACGCCGTCTCCGGCGGCCTGCACGGTGTGGGCATCTCCGTGGTCAACGCCCTGTCCACCCGGGTGGACACCCTGGTGCGCCGCCAGGGCTACGCCTGGCGCATGTCGTTCGCCGACGGCGGCCGCCCCGTCACCGAGCTCGTCAGGGGCGAGGAGACCTCGTCCACCGGCACCACCCAGACCTTCTACCCCGACCCGGCTATCTTCGAGACCACGGTGTTCGACTTCGAGACCCTGCGCCGCCGGTTCCAGCAGATGGCCTTCCTCAACAAGGGCCTGCGCATCACCCTGACCGACGAGCGCCCCACCGCCGTGGACGCCGGTGACGAGATCACCGGTGACGAGGCCGGCCCCGCCGACGACCCGGTCCCCGGGCACCGGGAGGTCTCCTACCGCTACGACCACGGCCTGCGGGACTACGTGCACTTCCTCAACACCTCCAAGAAGGTGGAGCTCATCCACCCCGACATTATCGACTTCGAGGCCGAGCAGCAGCTGGACGAGAGACGCTCCATCAGCCTGGAGATCGCCATGCAGTGGACGAGCGCCTACTCCGAGTCGGTGCACACCTACGCCAACACCATTAACACCACCGAGGGCGGCAGCCACGAGGAGGGGTTCCGCACGGCCCTGACCACCCTGGTCAACAAGTACGCCCGGGAGAAGGGCCTGCTCAAGGACAAGGACGACAACCTCACCGGTGACGACATCCGTGAGGGACTGACCGCGGTCATATCCGTCAAGCTCTCCGAGCCCCAGTTCGAGGGGCAGACCAAGACCAAGCTCGGCAACACCGAGGCCCGCACATTCGTCCAGCAGACCGTCTACGCCCAGCTCGGCGACTGGCTCGACTCCCACCCGGCCGACGCCAAGGCCGTCATTGTCAAGGCCGGTCAGGCCGCCGCCGCCCGCCTGGCGGCCCGCAAGGCGCGCGAGGCCACCCGCCGCAAGGGCGTCCTGGAGTCCGCCTCCATGCCCGGCAAGCTGCGTGACTGCTCCAGCCGCGACGCCACCCGCAGCGAGATCTTTATCGTGGAGGGCGACTCCGCCGGCGGCTCCGCCGTGGGCGGTCGCGACCCGGAGTTCCAGGCCATTATGCCTATCCGCGGCAAGATCCTGAACGTGGAGAAGGCGCGCCTGGACCGCGCCCTGTCGTCCGAGACGATCCGCAACCTCATTACCGCCTTCGGTACCGGTATCGGCGAGGACTTCGACCTCTCCAGGCTGCGCTACCACAAGATCGTCATTATGGCCGACGCCGACGTCGACGGCCAGCACATTGCCACCCTCCTGCTGACCCTGCTCTTCCGCTACATGCGCCCCATTATCGAGCACGGCCACGCCTACATCGCCATGCCCCCGCTGTACCGCCTCAAGTGGACCGGCACCGACCACGAGTTCGCCTACTCCGACGCCGAGCGCGACCAGCTCCTGGAGGCGGGCCGGGCGGCCGGGCGGCGCCTGCCCAAGGACGGCGGTATCCAGCGCTACAAGGGGCTGGGGGAGATGAACGACCACGAGCTGTGGGAGACCACCATGGACCCGGCGCGCCGCATCCTCAAGAAGGTGACCCTGGACGAGGCCGCTGACGCTGACGAGACCTTCGCCGTCCTCATGGGCGACGACGTCGAGCAGCGCCGCTCCTTTATCCAGCGCAACGCCGCAGACGTCCGCTTCCTCGATATCTGA
- the gyrA gene encoding DNA gyrase subunit A → MSEETAPTTSAPAGVPHDRVQPVDLQTEMQRSYLDYAMSVIVGRALPDVRDGLKPVHRRILYGMFDGGYRPTASFSKCSRIVGDVMGKYHPHGDGAIYDALARLVQPWSLRYPLVAGQGNFGTPGNLGPAAPRYTEAKMAPLAMEMVRDIDEETVDFAPNYDGRDMEPAILPARFPNLLCNGSEGIAVGMATRIPPHNLREVASGVQWFLEHPQASREELLTALIARVQGPDFPTGATILGRRGIEDAYRTGRGSITQRAVVSIEEIQGRQCLVVTELPYQVNPDNLAEKIAQLVRDGQVTGVADIRDETSGRAGQRLVIVLKRDAVAKVVLNNLYKRTQLQDNFPANMLALVDGVPRTLSLDGFVRHWVDHQMDVIVRRSRYRLRRALERLHILEGLLAAIDALDAVIALIRRSPTTEEARSGLMGLLGVDEVQAEAILSLQLRRLAALERLKIQTEAAELRERVADLREIIASPERQRGIVADELAEIVEKYGDERRTRIVPFDGEMSMEDLIPEEEIVVTITRSGYAKRTRTDAYRSQHRGGKGVKGAALREDDVVSHFFTTTTHHWMLFFTNLGRVYRAKAYELPEGGRDSKGQHVANLLAFQPGEEIAQVMELADYSQADYLVLATRRGLVKKTRLSEYDSNRSGGVIAINLRENGDGVSDELVSASLLSAGQDLLLVSRHGQSLRFHADDETLRPTGRATSGVTGMRFRDGDSLLAMGVIDPGWQEADLFVVTEGGYAKRTSVAEYPTKGRGGLGVKVANLVQERGDLVGALVTAPSDEVLCIMASGKVVRSAVAEVSRTGRATQGVTFAKPDDGDRILAVARNAERDLDGEDVPDDDAEASATGAAPEAGDAPGGAAREAAPHGSDGADGSGAAGAPGTDSEIVVPADTSASSTDETA, encoded by the coding sequence GTGAGCGAAGAGACCGCCCCCACCACCAGCGCCCCCGCAGGCGTCCCCCACGACCGCGTCCAGCCGGTCGACCTCCAGACGGAGATGCAGCGCTCCTACCTCGACTACGCCATGAGCGTCATCGTGGGGCGTGCCCTGCCGGACGTGCGCGACGGCCTCAAGCCGGTCCACCGCCGCATCCTGTACGGGATGTTCGACGGCGGCTACCGCCCCACGGCGTCCTTCTCCAAGTGCTCACGCATTGTGGGCGACGTCATGGGCAAGTACCACCCCCACGGTGACGGCGCCATCTACGACGCCCTGGCCCGCCTGGTCCAGCCCTGGTCCCTGCGCTACCCGCTGGTGGCCGGGCAGGGCAACTTCGGCACCCCCGGCAACCTCGGCCCGGCCGCGCCCCGCTACACCGAGGCCAAGATGGCCCCCCTGGCCATGGAGATGGTGCGCGACATCGACGAGGAGACGGTGGACTTCGCGCCCAACTACGACGGGCGGGACATGGAGCCGGCCATCCTGCCGGCCCGCTTCCCCAACCTGCTGTGCAACGGCTCCGAGGGCATCGCGGTGGGTATGGCCACCCGCATCCCCCCGCACAACCTGCGGGAGGTGGCCAGCGGCGTCCAGTGGTTCCTGGAGCACCCCCAGGCGTCCCGCGAGGAGCTCCTGACGGCCCTCATCGCCCGCGTCCAGGGCCCGGACTTCCCCACCGGGGCCACCATCCTGGGGCGGCGCGGCATCGAGGACGCCTACCGCACCGGACGCGGCTCCATCACCCAGCGCGCGGTGGTGTCCATCGAGGAGATCCAGGGCCGCCAGTGCCTGGTGGTCACCGAGCTGCCCTACCAGGTCAACCCGGACAACCTGGCCGAGAAGATCGCCCAGCTGGTGCGTGACGGGCAGGTCACCGGCGTCGCCGACATCCGCGACGAGACCTCCGGGCGCGCCGGCCAGCGCCTGGTCATCGTCCTCAAGCGCGACGCCGTGGCCAAGGTGGTGCTCAACAACCTCTACAAGCGCACCCAGCTCCAGGACAACTTCCCCGCCAATATGCTGGCCCTGGTCGACGGCGTCCCGCGCACCCTGAGCCTGGACGGCTTCGTGCGCCACTGGGTGGACCACCAGATGGACGTCATTGTGCGGCGCAGCCGGTACCGCCTGCGCCGCGCCCTGGAGCGCCTGCACATCCTGGAGGGGCTGCTGGCGGCCATTGACGCCCTGGACGCCGTCATCGCCCTCATCCGCCGCTCCCCCACCACCGAGGAGGCGCGCAGCGGGCTCATGGGGCTGCTGGGCGTGGACGAGGTCCAGGCCGAGGCCATCCTCTCCCTCCAGCTGCGCCGCCTGGCCGCCCTGGAACGGCTCAAGATCCAGACCGAGGCGGCCGAGCTGCGCGAGCGCGTGGCCGACCTGCGCGAGATCATCGCCTCACCGGAGCGCCAGCGCGGCATCGTCGCGGACGAGCTGGCCGAGATCGTGGAGAAGTACGGCGACGAGCGACGCACCCGGATCGTGCCCTTCGACGGGGAGATGAGCATGGAGGACCTCATCCCCGAGGAGGAGATCGTGGTCACCATCACCCGCTCGGGCTACGCCAAGCGCACCCGCACCGACGCCTACCGCTCCCAGCACCGGGGCGGTAAGGGGGTCAAGGGCGCGGCCCTGCGTGAGGACGACGTCGTCTCCCACTTCTTCACCACCACCACGCACCACTGGATGCTGTTCTTCACCAACCTGGGCCGGGTCTACCGGGCCAAGGCCTACGAGCTGCCCGAGGGAGGGCGCGACTCCAAGGGTCAGCACGTGGCCAACCTCCTGGCCTTCCAGCCCGGCGAGGAGATCGCCCAGGTCATGGAGCTGGCGGACTACTCCCAGGCGGACTACCTGGTCCTGGCCACCCGCCGGGGCCTGGTGAAGAAGACCCGCCTGAGCGAGTACGACTCCAACCGCTCCGGGGGCGTCATCGCCATTAACCTGCGTGAGAACGGCGACGGGGTCAGCGACGAGCTGGTCTCCGCCTCCCTGCTGTCCGCCGGCCAGGACCTGCTCCTGGTCTCCCGGCACGGCCAGTCCCTGCGCTTCCACGCCGACGACGAGACCCTGCGGCCCACCGGGCGCGCCACCAGCGGCGTGACCGGCATGCGCTTCCGGGACGGCGACAGCCTCCTGGCCATGGGCGTCATCGACCCCGGCTGGCAGGAGGCCGACCTGTTCGTGGTCACCGAGGGCGGCTACGCCAAGCGCACCTCGGTGGCGGAGTACCCCACCAAGGGGCGCGGCGGGCTGGGGGTCAAGGTCGCCAACCTCGTCCAGGAGCGCGGGGACCTGGTGGGGGCGCTGGTGACCGCCCCCAGCGACGAGGTCCTGTGCATTATGGCCTCCGGCAAGGTGGTGCGCTCCGCCGTCGCGGAGGTCTCCCGCACCGGGCGCGCCACCCAGGGGGTCACCTTCGCCAAGCCCGACGACGGCGACCGCATCCTCGCGGTGGCCCGCAACGCCGAGCGCGACCTCGACGGTGAGGACGTCCCGGACGACGACGCCGAGGCCAGCGCGACGGGTGCCGCTCCGGAGGCCGGTGACGCTCCTGGTGGTGCCGCGCGTGAGGCCGCTCCCCACGGCTCCGACGGCGCCGACGGCTCCGGGGCCGCGGGCGCGCCCGGCACGGACAGTGAGATCGTCGTCCCTGCCGACACCTCGGCGTCGAGCACGGATGAGACCGCCTGA
- a CDS encoding DUF3566 domain-containing protein has protein sequence MSSTPPSEATVSGPRRVHLSLTHIDPWSVMKVSFLLSVAMGIMTVVAASFIWFLLDSMQVFATIQDLVSSVMDSNSNSFTALVQYLQFSRTFSMSIIIAVVNIILTTALSTIGAFLYNITVRLVGGIHLTLADD, from the coding sequence ATGAGCTCCACCCCCCCGTCTGAGGCGACCGTCAGCGGCCCTCGGCGCGTCCACCTCTCCCTGACCCACATCGACCCCTGGTCCGTCATGAAGGTATCCTTCCTGCTCAGCGTGGCCATGGGCATCATGACCGTCGTGGCGGCCTCCTTCATATGGTTCCTCCTGGACTCCATGCAGGTCTTCGCCACGATCCAGGACCTTGTGAGTTCGGTCATGGACTCCAACTCCAACTCCTTCACCGCCCTGGTCCAGTACCTCCAGTTCTCCCGGACCTTCTCCATGTCGATCATCATCGCGGTGGTCAACATCATCCTGACTACCGCCCTGTCCACGATCGGGGCCTTCCTGTACAACATCACCGTCAGGCTCGTGGGAGGGATTCATCTCACACTGGCGGACGACTGA
- a CDS encoding DLW-39 family protein → MTGRTLLKAAVFSSLGAAAYALWLRYEAARQERAAWAEVTDPVDEEL, encoded by the coding sequence ATGACAGGCAGAACGCTTCTGAAGGCCGCGGTTTTCTCGTCCCTGGGGGCTGCCGCCTACGCGCTCTGGCTCCGCTACGAGGCGGCCCGTCAGGAGCGGGCGGCCTGGGCCGAGGTCACGGACCCGGTGGACGAGGAGCTCTGA